Proteins found in one Brevibacillus brevis genomic segment:
- a CDS encoding FkbM family methyltransferase, protein MGGLNENSEEVFSPIGYGDITIDCGANYGVISQKMADKGALVFAFEPNPYVFEELKKRVGSYPNVVCINKAVWHKNDKLRLHLHDLYHTDPAGSAYASSLLTNHPVTNPDKYVEVEVIDLTQFIQMLNRPIKLIKIDIEGAEFELLEKIVEQNLHLQVEKIVVENHEWLIEGLKAKADHFRRVMQEKQIHNIDLNWI, encoded by the coding sequence GTGGGCGGATTAAACGAGAACAGTGAAGAAGTTTTTTCTCCGATCGGATACGGGGACATAACGATCGATTGTGGAGCGAATTATGGGGTTATTTCACAAAAAATGGCGGATAAAGGCGCCCTCGTCTTTGCTTTTGAACCGAATCCATACGTATTTGAGGAATTGAAAAAAAGGGTTGGTTCCTATCCCAATGTCGTATGTATAAACAAAGCGGTATGGCATAAAAACGACAAGCTGCGCTTGCATTTGCATGATCTTTACCATACCGATCCGGCAGGGTCTGCGTATGCCTCTTCTCTTTTGACGAATCATCCTGTTACGAATCCCGATAAGTATGTAGAGGTTGAGGTAATCGATTTGACACAGTTCATCCAGATGCTCAATCGGCCGATCAAATTAATCAAAATAGATATCGAGGGAGCAGAATTTGAACTGTTGGAAAAAATCGTAGAACAAAATTTACACCTGCAAGTAGAAAAAATCGTTGTAGAAAATCATGAATGGCTGATCGAAGGCTTGAAAGCGAAAGCCGATCACTTTCGGAGGGTCATGCAAGAAAAACAAATTCACAACATCGACTTGAACTGGATATAA
- a CDS encoding NAD-dependent epimerase/dehydratase family protein: MKILVTGATGFLGSQLVKALLLDGHTLILLKRSTSDCSRIQDILPDLITYDTDRGQWEAPFFKQGKIDAIIHTATCYGRNNESNATMVDANVTFPLKLLDMAMRIGTPVFLNTDTFSSAPTRLSNHLQPYNLTKRQFREWGKCLADTSSLQFINVRLEHVYGPYDNTNKFVPSVIKSCLENQPELRLTEGKQARDFIYVEDVVSAYRVLLAHAARLPAGFTEYQVGTGTATSIREFVELVHQMTHSRTVLKFGSITYSDREIMHSQADTRSLQALGWKHRVKLEDGLRKVMATFK, translated from the coding sequence ATGAAGATACTTGTGACCGGCGCGACAGGCTTTCTCGGAAGCCAGCTCGTAAAAGCGCTGCTATTGGACGGACATACCCTCATCCTTTTAAAAAGGAGCACTTCCGATTGCTCGCGTATCCAGGACATACTGCCTGATTTGATTACGTATGATACAGATCGCGGTCAATGGGAAGCTCCTTTTTTCAAGCAGGGGAAAATCGATGCGATCATCCATACGGCAACCTGTTATGGACGCAACAACGAGAGCAATGCCACAATGGTAGATGCCAATGTGACCTTTCCGCTTAAACTGCTGGATATGGCTATGCGCATTGGTACCCCTGTTTTTCTAAATACAGATACGTTTTCCAGTGCGCCCACCCGATTATCCAATCATCTACAACCATATAATTTGACGAAGCGTCAATTTCGAGAATGGGGAAAATGCTTAGCAGATACATCTTCCTTGCAATTCATCAACGTCCGGCTGGAGCATGTGTATGGTCCTTATGACAATACGAATAAGTTTGTCCCTTCTGTCATCAAAAGCTGTCTCGAAAATCAACCAGAACTAAGGCTAACAGAAGGAAAGCAAGCCAGGGACTTTATTTATGTGGAGGATGTCGTTTCTGCCTACCGCGTGCTTTTGGCCCATGCTGCCCGTCTACCCGCAGGCTTTACGGAATACCAGGTAGGGACAGGTACTGCTACCTCGATCCGGGAGTTTGTAGAACTGGTTCATCAGATGACGCATTCTAGGACAGTCCTGAAGTTCGGATCGATTACGTATTCAGATAGGGAAATCATGCATTCACAAGCAGATACCCGATCGCTGCAAGCACTAGGGTGGAAACATCGAGTGAAGCTGGAGGATGGATTGAGAAAGGTAATGGCCACTTTCAAATAG
- a CDS encoding FkbM family methyltransferase, producing MSRMQQIRETWRKERRIPFPLTEQETWDFWLLEAPTNDLKKSKIKHIAKTMGIRTLIETGTFKGDMLEAMKNHFDLLVSIELDEALFIAAKERFSGDSHIHILHGDSGEVLTNLMHSVTTPCLFWLDGHYIPRSTEAAKGDLDTPILHELAAILQHSVQNHVILIDDARCFIGPNPLLKDYPTIQELREFVHSLRPDLLFVVGNDIIMIYNPLEGATNSMKKVDFHLPFDNRTFTVYGDDSDQSVLYFMEYYKGYYEDYVILPLKKIVQPDHVCLDIGANIGPISLALSYLAPLGRVYAFEPSDANYPYLLRNLAENHITNVEPLQLGIADRNGNIHFNDDPRGGGWSYIPHEPEDVGKSTQFISCVRLDDWVEQNMISRIDLIKIDVEGSEVVVLESAMRTLKQWDPDVIIEFNPESIRENFGRHPLVLYTLLEKLFTHIYIFKRDNTVVKVKNYNHLLDEMKPFHADLFCTNKTFLD from the coding sequence ATGTCTCGCATGCAGCAAATTCGGGAGACGTGGAGGAAGGAGCGCCGAATCCCGTTTCCGTTAACAGAACAAGAAACTTGGGATTTTTGGCTGTTGGAAGCACCGACAAACGATTTGAAAAAGTCGAAGATCAAGCATATAGCGAAAACGATGGGCATCCGCACCTTGATCGAGACAGGCACGTTTAAGGGCGACATGTTGGAAGCGATGAAAAACCATTTCGACCTGCTCGTTTCCATTGAGCTGGATGAAGCATTGTTTATAGCGGCAAAAGAGAGATTCTCAGGTGACAGCCACATCCATATCCTCCACGGTGACAGTGGAGAAGTATTGACCAACCTGATGCACTCTGTTACAACACCCTGCCTGTTTTGGCTGGACGGTCATTACATCCCGCGCTCAACGGAGGCAGCCAAGGGAGACCTGGACACCCCTATCTTGCATGAGTTAGCTGCCATTCTGCAGCATTCTGTTCAAAATCACGTCATTTTGATTGATGATGCTCGCTGCTTTATTGGTCCCAATCCATTGTTGAAAGATTATCCCACTATCCAGGAACTACGAGAATTCGTTCATTCTCTTCGTCCTGACCTCCTATTTGTCGTAGGAAATGACATCATCATGATCTACAATCCACTTGAAGGAGCAACAAATTCGATGAAGAAAGTTGACTTTCACCTGCCGTTTGACAATCGAACCTTTACCGTCTATGGGGACGACTCCGATCAAAGCGTCCTGTACTTTATGGAGTATTACAAAGGATATTATGAAGACTACGTTATCCTTCCTCTGAAAAAAATCGTACAACCTGACCATGTTTGCCTAGACATCGGAGCAAACATCGGTCCGATCTCGCTCGCCCTGAGCTATCTCGCACCTCTAGGCAGGGTGTACGCATTCGAACCCTCCGATGCCAATTATCCTTATCTCCTGCGGAACCTGGCCGAGAATCACATCACCAATGTCGAGCCACTTCAGCTCGGAATAGCGGACCGCAACGGGAACATTCATTTTAATGACGATCCACGTGGAGGCGGATGGTCTTATATCCCGCATGAGCCAGAAGACGTGGGGAAATCCACGCAATTCATATCATGTGTCAGGCTGGATGACTGGGTAGAGCAAAATATGATCTCGCGCATCGACCTCATTAAAATTGACGTGGAAGGCTCGGAGGTCGTCGTCTTGGAAAGTGCCATGCGAACGCTTAAGCAGTGGGACCCGGATGTAATCATTGAATTCAACCCAGAAAGCATCAGGGAAAACTTCGGCAGACATCCACTCGTGCTATACACACTGCTGGAGAAATTGTTTACCCATATTTATATTTTCAAGCGGGACAATACGGTGGTAAAAGTGAAGAACTACAACCATTTATTAGACGAAATGAAACCTTTCCACGCTGATCTTTTCTGCACAAACAAGACTTTCCTCGATTAA
- a CDS encoding glycosyltransferase family 4 protein has translation MRVGINLMSVIPGKIGGMEQYVRNLLAYSMNAGDGHQWFLFLSSHNFHTFEAQKNVRKFMVPDHGNAHAMLHYWINSLQLNLWFCPLLVLNPTDVTIPSVINIPDIQHEYYPEFFDAHSLRWRLDNYKSSAERCSAVLTLSEFSKQTILQKFGLPPHKVHAIHLDASREFSLPHNEALNQQVIQKYKLPSEYGFFPANTWHHKNHLNVFKALVTLRDKHQIRIPMVFTGFAQEAHQNVMNYITNNQLWDQVKWLHYVPQEEMPYLYRNAQFLCFPSLFEGFGIPLVEAMKSNIPIVCSNAGSIPEVVGDAALTFDPNISDDIAVKLAHLYLTPEARADLVAKGIHQAKHFSWEKCARETLAVFSSVAR, from the coding sequence ATGAGAGTCGGAATAAACCTGATGTCAGTGATTCCTGGCAAAATCGGCGGGATGGAACAGTATGTCAGGAACTTGCTGGCCTACTCGATGAATGCTGGGGACGGTCATCAGTGGTTTCTTTTTTTATCCTCACACAACTTCCATACCTTCGAGGCGCAAAAAAATGTTCGCAAATTCATGGTCCCCGACCATGGTAATGCACACGCAATGCTTCATTACTGGATTAACTCCCTACAGTTGAATTTGTGGTTTTGTCCGCTGCTCGTCTTAAATCCAACCGATGTCACAATCCCTTCTGTGATCAACATTCCAGATATCCAGCACGAGTATTACCCGGAGTTTTTCGATGCTCATTCCTTACGCTGGCGACTGGACAACTACAAATCGTCTGCAGAGCGTTGCAGTGCCGTGCTGACGCTGTCGGAGTTTTCCAAGCAAACGATCCTCCAAAAATTCGGGCTTCCTCCGCATAAAGTACACGCAATCCACCTGGATGCCTCGCGGGAATTTTCCTTGCCGCATAATGAGGCACTCAACCAACAGGTCATACAAAAGTATAAGTTGCCCAGCGAATACGGCTTTTTCCCTGCGAATACATGGCACCACAAAAATCACCTGAATGTATTCAAAGCACTTGTCACTTTGCGGGATAAACACCAAATACGAATTCCCATGGTTTTCACCGGTTTTGCTCAAGAGGCCCATCAAAACGTCATGAATTACATCACAAATAACCAGCTGTGGGACCAAGTCAAATGGCTCCATTACGTACCGCAGGAAGAGATGCCTTACTTGTATCGGAATGCTCAGTTCCTTTGCTTCCCTTCCCTCTTCGAAGGCTTTGGCATTCCGCTGGTAGAGGCCATGAAGTCCAACATTCCCATCGTATGCTCCAATGCAGGGAGCATTCCTGAGGTGGTGGGTGACGCTGCTCTCACCTTCGATCCGAATATTTCCGATGATATCGCGGTGAAGCTCGCCCATCTTTATTTGACACCTGAGGCAAGAGCAGACCTGGTTGCCAAAGGCATCCATCAAGCCAAGCATTTTTCGTGGGAGAAATGCGCACGCGAAACATTGGCTGTCTTTTCTTCCGTCGCACGCTAA